Genomic window (Candidatus Limnocylindria bacterium):
CGAGCAGAGGGTCGGGCGCGCTACGCGCGACACAGGGAGCGCCTGAACGCCCAGATCGCGGCCTACCACCGCGCGCACCCCGACGTCGTCAGGGCAAAACGCGAGAAACACCGCGCTCTGCGGAAGGGCGCCGAGGGCTTCTTCACGGCCCAGGAATGGCACGAGCTCGTCCTGCAGTACGAGCATGCATGTGCGTACTGCGGGACCATTGGGCCGCTCGAGCAAGATCACTGCGTGCCGTTGGATCGGGGCGGCTCCAATTGGATCACCAACATCTTGCCGGCCTGCCGCGTCTGCAACGCTCGC
Coding sequences:
- a CDS encoding HNH endonuclease, which gives rise to MQRWRATHPEEHRAEGRARYARHRERLNAQIAAYHRAHPDVVRAKREKHRALRKGAEGFFTAQEWHELVLQYEHACAYCGTIGPLEQDHCVPLDRGGSNWITNILPACRVCNARKHLMTEEEFRARLAAERAGDQRDTDLRNK